The Rhodobacter sp. CZR27 genome includes a window with the following:
- a CDS encoding 50S ribosomal protein L25/general stress protein Ctc gives MAGEIPDFQAEVRTGTGKGAARQARREGYVPGIVYGGGQEPLSINVKYNDLLNRLKKGRFLQTLFNLKVEGQEDVRVICRGVQRDVVKDLPTHVDFMRLRRTSRINLFIHVTFENHDKAPGLKRGGTLTVVRPEVELEVTAGDIPDHITVDLTGKNVGDVIHINDVALPEGAVPTINRNFVIANISAPSGLRSSDNEDEAAEA, from the coding sequence ATGGCTGGTGAAATCCCGGATTTTCAGGCCGAGGTACGGACGGGGACAGGCAAGGGGGCCGCTCGTCAAGCTCGTCGTGAGGGCTACGTACCCGGAATCGTCTACGGCGGTGGGCAAGAGCCGCTGTCGATCAACGTCAAGTACAACGACCTGCTGAACCGGCTGAAGAAGGGCCGCTTCCTGCAGACGCTGTTCAACCTCAAGGTCGAGGGCCAGGAAGACGTCCGCGTGATCTGCCGCGGCGTGCAGCGCGATGTCGTGAAGGACCTGCCGACGCACGTCGACTTCATGCGTCTGCGCCGCACGAGCCGGATCAACCTGTTCATCCACGTGACCTTCGAGAACCACGACAAGGCCCCGGGCCTGAAGCGTGGCGGCACCCTGACCGTGGTGCGTCCCGAGGTGGAACTGGAAGTGACTGCGGGCGACATCCCGGATCACATCACGGTGGACCTGACCGGCAAGAACGTCGGCGATGTCATCCACATCAACGATGTCGCGCTGCCGGAAGGCGCGGTTCCGACGATCAACCGGAACTTCGTGATCGCGAACATCTCGGCTCCGTCGGGCCTGCGGTCGTCGGA
- a CDS encoding alpha-hydroxy acid oxidase has translation MPVITCIEDLKRMHRRRAPRMFFDYCESGSYTEQTFRDNCSDFQQIRLRQKVAVDMLGRSTRSQMIGQEVAMPVALAPVGMTGMQCADGEIKAARAAEAFGVPYTLSTMSICSVEDVAAATTKPFWFQLYVMKDEEFVDSMLERAKRARCSALVLTLDLQILGQRHKDLKNGLSAPPKLTLPVMLDLATKWGWGIEMLRTKRRSFGNIVGHAKGVGDTSSLMSWTAEQFDPQLDWKKIARIRDVWGGKIILKGILDADDARRAADFGADAIVVSNHGGRQLDGALSSIRMLPEIVRAVGDRIEVHMDGGIRSGQDVLKALALGAKGTYIGRSYIYGLGAMGEAGVRRALEVIWKELDVSMALCGEKSVGALGRDNLLVPKGFEGEWG, from the coding sequence ATGCCCGTCATCACCTGCATCGAGGACCTGAAGCGCATGCACCGCCGGCGGGCGCCGAGGATGTTCTTCGATTATTGCGAGAGCGGCAGCTACACCGAGCAGACGTTCCGCGACAACTGCTCGGACTTCCAGCAGATCCGCCTCAGGCAGAAGGTGGCGGTGGACATGCTCGGCCGCTCAACCCGGTCGCAGATGATCGGGCAGGAGGTGGCGATGCCGGTCGCGCTGGCTCCGGTCGGCATGACCGGGATGCAATGCGCCGATGGCGAGATCAAGGCCGCGCGCGCCGCCGAGGCCTTCGGGGTGCCCTACACGCTGTCGACCATGTCGATCTGCTCGGTCGAGGACGTGGCGGCGGCCACGACGAAGCCGTTCTGGTTCCAGCTTTACGTCATGAAGGACGAAGAATTCGTCGACTCGATGCTGGAGCGGGCGAAGCGGGCCCGCTGCTCGGCGCTGGTGCTGACGCTCGACCTGCAGATCCTTGGCCAGCGGCACAAGGACCTGAAGAACGGCCTTTCGGCGCCGCCGAAGCTGACGCTGCCGGTGATGCTGGATCTGGCGACCAAGTGGGGCTGGGGGATCGAGATGCTGCGCACGAAGCGGCGCAGCTTCGGCAACATCGTGGGCCACGCCAAGGGCGTAGGCGACACGTCGAGCCTGATGAGCTGGACGGCCGAGCAGTTCGACCCGCAGCTCGACTGGAAGAAGATCGCGCGCATCCGCGACGTCTGGGGCGGGAAGATCATCCTGAAGGGCATCCTCGACGCCGATGACGCGCGGCGCGCGGCGGACTTCGGGGCGGATGCGATCGTGGTCTCGAATCACGGCGGGCGGCAACTCGACGGCGCGCTGTCATCGATCCGGATGCTGCCCGAGATCGTGCGCGCCGTGGGCGACCGGATCGAGGTACACATGGACGGCGGCATCCGCTCGGGGCAGGACGTGCTGAAGGCGCTCGCGCTGGGGGCGAAGGGCACCTACATCGGCCGGTCCTACATCTATGGCCTCGGCGCGATGGGCGAGGCGGGTGTGCGTCGCGCGCTCGAGGTGATCTGGAAGGAGCTGGACGTCTCGATGGCGCTGTGCGGCGAGAAGTCGGTGGGTGCGCTTGGTCGCGACAACCTTCTGGTTCCGAAAGGCTTCGAAGGGGAGTGGGGCTGA
- the trpA gene encoding tryptophan synthase subunit alpha, with translation MTRIDDSFRRLQAEGKKAFVAYIMAGDPDLETSLQVMKGLPAAGVDIIELGMPFTDPMADGPTIQVAGQRALEGGQTLARTLDMVREFRKGDAVTPIVMMGYYNPIYSRGVDRFLTEAREAGIDGLIVVDLPPEEDSELCLPAQAAGLNFIRLATPTTDDRRLPKVLQNTSGFVYYVSITGITGAAAAQAVDVAPEVARIKAATALPVIVGFGISSPEAARDIAGIADGCVVGSAIVKLVGEGRPVAEVLDRVAALAAGAHAA, from the coding sequence ATGACGCGGATCGACGACAGCTTCCGGCGGCTGCAGGCCGAGGGGAAGAAGGCCTTCGTGGCCTATATCATGGCGGGCGATCCGGACCTCGAGACCTCGCTTCAGGTGATGAAGGGGCTGCCCGCGGCGGGCGTGGACATCATCGAGCTTGGCATGCCCTTCACCGATCCGATGGCGGACGGGCCGACGATCCAGGTCGCGGGCCAGCGCGCGCTGGAGGGTGGGCAGACGCTCGCGCGGACGCTCGACATGGTGCGGGAGTTCCGCAAGGGCGACGCAGTGACGCCGATCGTGATGATGGGTTACTACAACCCGATCTATTCCCGCGGGGTTGACCGCTTCCTGACCGAGGCGCGCGAGGCGGGGATCGACGGGCTGATCGTGGTGGACCTGCCGCCCGAGGAGGACAGCGAGCTTTGCCTGCCGGCGCAGGCGGCGGGGCTGAACTTCATCCGGCTGGCGACGCCCACGACCGACGACCGGCGGCTGCCGAAGGTGCTGCAGAACACCTCGGGCTTCGTCTACTACGTCTCGATCACCGGGATCACCGGCGCTGCCGCGGCCCAGGCCGTCGACGTGGCGCCCGAGGTGGCGCGGATCAAGGCCGCGACGGCGCTGCCGGTGATCGTGGGCTTCGGCATCTCGTCGCCCGAGGCCGCGCGCGACATCGCCGGTATTGCAGACGGCTGCGTCGTGGGCTCCGCGATCGTGAAGCTGGTGGGCGAGGGGCGTCCGGTGGCCGAAGTGCTCGACCGGGTGGCCGCGCTGGCAGCGGGAGCGCACGCCGCCTGA